From one Macadamia integrifolia cultivar HAES 741 unplaced genomic scaffold, SCU_Mint_v3 scaffold2444, whole genome shotgun sequence genomic stretch:
- the LOC122066528 gene encoding G-type lectin S-receptor-like serine/threonine-protein kinase At4g27290 isoform X1 has protein sequence MFSPTWLCFLFFQFFCAFLATAPTSSTTDTLNPTESITDGQIVVSAGSSFALGFFSPGTSRYRYVGIWYYQIPEITVVWVANRDNPVNDSSGVLSVDGNLVVTSHCDRSHPLWSTNVSKSSNTTILQLLNTGNLVLYSGGDRNRILWQSFDHPTHMWLPGLKLGLDRRTGLNRILTSWRSEDDPGLGIYSLGIDPQGSPQFFLYKGSAPLWRSGPWNGRAMSGVPQMTQGYLFSHDFVNTIDELYMIYFIYNSSIFSTCLLDDSGSVQRRTWVGVNRRWNTFWSVPGDSCDDYGHCGAYGSCNIENTVECACLPGFQPKSPRDWYLRAWSDGCVRKRSLGCGKGDGFLKLVGVKLPDTSMALVNMNLSLKECEQECLKNCSCTAYVPADITRGGTGCIAWFGTLMDIRYYTNGGQDFYLRVDAVELAAQARKDKGFLHKKQTVAILVVSLVVGVLLFAASVYGLLKKRREAIEKRRQRRPRGGLLFDFTTSSTNYCSPRTNELEDNGTNPELPFIELDVVAVATDNFSPNNKLGEGGFGAVYKGQLFNGKEIAVKRLSKNSGQGTEEFKNEVLLIAKLQHRNLVRLLACSVHEEEKMLIYEYMPNKSLDSFIFDESRRALLDWRKRFEIIVGIARGVLYLHQDSRLRIIHRDLKASNVLLDEEMNPKISDFGMARIFRGSQMQANTIRVVGTYGYMSPEYAMQGLFSTKSDAFSFGVLLLEIISGKKNSILYFHEDPMMSLIEQVWELWKEGRALEIVDSSMGDSYPAQEVSRCIQVGLLCVQESASDRPTMSSVLFMLENDTKMATPNQPTLIMKRSLKGHDSSTTETGSCSVNEVTITVIDPR, from the exons ATGTTCTCTCCCACATGGTTgtgcttcctcttcttccagTTCTTCTGCGCCTTCTTGGCCACCGCCCCCACCTCTTCTACCACCGACACCTTAAACCCAACTGAATCCATCACCGACGGTCAAATTGTTGTCTCCGCCGGAAGCAGTTTTGCGTTGGGCTTCTTCAGCCCTGGTACTTCTCGTTACAGGTATGTCGGGATTTGGTACTACCAAATTCCTGAAATCACCGTGGTTTGGGTCGCCAACAGAGACAACCCAGTTAACGATTCCTCCGGAGTCCTCTCCGTCGATGGGAATCTGGTCGTCACTTCCCATTGCGATCGGAGCCATCCTCTCTGGTCCACCAATGTCTCCAAAAGTTCAAACACCACCATTCTTCAGCTCCTGAACACCGGAAACCTAGTTCTATACAGCGGCGGCGACAGGAATAGGATCCTATGGCAAAGCTTCGACCATCCGACACACATGTGGCTTCCTGGCTTGAAACTTGGCTTGGACCGGAGAACCGGATTGAACCGGATCCTGACATCTTGGAGATCCGAAGACGACCCTGGCCTTGGGATCTACTCGCTCGGCATTGACCCACAGGGTTCGCCCCAGTTCTTCTTGTATAAGGGGTCGGCACCGTTGTGGCGATCTGGTCCGTGGAACGGTCGGGCCATGAGCGGGGTCCCACAGATGACCCAGGGCTACCTCTTCAGCCACGATTTCGTTAACACCATCGACGAGCTCTACATGATCTACTTCATCTATAACTCGTCCATCTTCTCCACATGCCTGCTGGACGACTCCGGGTCCGTCCAGCGGAGGACGTGGGTCGGGGTGAACCGTAGATGGAACACATTTTGGTCGGTGCCCGGCGATAGTTGCGATGACTACGGACACTGTGGGGCCTACGGGAGCTGTAACATTGAGAACACGGTGGAGTGCGCGTGTCTGCCGGGTTTCCAACCTAAGTCTCCAAGAGACTGGTACTTGAGGGCATGGTCGGATGGGTGTGTGAGGAAGAGAAGCCTTGGGTGTGGTAAGGGAGATGGGTTCTTGAAGTTGGTAGGCGTGAAGCTTCCCGACACGTCCATGGCCCTTGTCAACATGAATCTGAGTCTCAAGGAATGCGAGCAAGAATGCTTGAAGAACTGCTCTTGCACCGCCTATGTTCCTGCTGATATTACCCGCGGAGGCACTGGCTGCATTGCTTGGTTTGGCACCTTGATGGACATTCGATATTACACTAACGGCGGCCAGGATTTCTACTTACGTGTGGATGCAGTGGAGCTAG CTGCACAAGCAAGAAAAGATAAAGGATTTCTTCACAAGAAGCAGACAGTGGCAATTCTTGTGGTGTCTCTTGTTGTGGGTGTGCTTCTCTTTGCCGCAAGTGTGTACGGTTTGCTGAAGAAGAGACgag AGGCAATTGAGAAGCGACGGCAGAGGCGGCCACGTGGTGGTCTCTTATTTGATTTCACGACAAGTTCAACAAATTATTGTTCTCCTAGAACGAATGAGCTTGAAGATAATGGGACAAATCCAGAATTACCATTCATCGAACTAGATGTTGTTGCTGTTGCCACAGACAACTTCTCTCCCAATAACAAGCTTGGAGAAGGCGGTTTTGGTGCTGTCTATAAA GGTCAGCTATTCAATGGGAAGGAGATAGCTGTTAAAAGACTATCCAAGAATTCAGGACAAGGAACAGAAGAGTTTAAAAATGAAGTTTTACTGATTGCCAAACTTCAACATAGAAATTTGGTTAGGCTTCTAGCTTGTAGTGTCCACGAAGAAGAAAAGATGTTAATCTATGAATACATGCCCAACAAAAGCTTGGACTCTTTCATTTTCG ATGAAAGTAGGAGGGCATTGCTTGATTGGAGAAAACGATTTGAAATCATAGTTGGAATTGCTCGAGGTGTTCTATATCTTCACCAAGACTCCAGATTGAGAATCATCCATAGAGATTTGAAAGCCAGCAATGTGCTACTAGATGAAGAGATGAAccccaaaatttcagatttcggTATGGCAAGAATTTTTAGAGGAAGCCAAATGCAAGCAAATACAATCAGAGTGGTTGGGACATA TGGTTATATGTCACCAGAATATGCAATGCAAGGGCTTTTTTCAACAAAGTCCGATGCATTTAGCTTTGGGGTATTGTTATTGGAGATCATTAGTGGCAAGAAGAACAGTATACTATATTTTCATGAAGATCCTATGATGAGTTTAATAGAACAG GTATGGGAGTTGTGGAAAGAAGGTCGAGCATTGGAGATAGTTGATTCATCAATGGGTGACTCGTACCCTGCTCAAGAAGTTTCGAGGTGCATCCAAGTTGGTCTATTGTGTGTGCAAGAAAGTGCATCTGATAGGCCAACCATGTCAAGTGTTCTTTTCATGTTGGAGAATGATACAAAGATGGCTACACCTAACCAACCTACCCTTATTATGAAGAGAAGTCTCAAGGGCCATGATTCATCTACCACAGAGACAGGATCTTGCTCTGTAAATGAAGTGACGATCACTGTGATAGATCCTAGATAA
- the LOC122066528 gene encoding cysteine-rich receptor-like protein kinase 19 isoform X2: MSPEYAMQGLFSTKSDAFSFGVLLLEIISGKKNSILYFHEDPMMSLIEQVWELWKEGRALEIVDSSMGDSYPAQEVSRCIQVGLLCVQESASDRPTMSSVLFMLENDTKMATPNQPTLIMKRSLKGHDSSTTETGSCSVNEVTITVIDPR; the protein is encoded by the exons ATGTCACCAGAATATGCAATGCAAGGGCTTTTTTCAACAAAGTCCGATGCATTTAGCTTTGGGGTATTGTTATTGGAGATCATTAGTGGCAAGAAGAACAGTATACTATATTTTCATGAAGATCCTATGATGAGTTTAATAGAACAG GTATGGGAGTTGTGGAAAGAAGGTCGAGCATTGGAGATAGTTGATTCATCAATGGGTGACTCGTACCCTGCTCAAGAAGTTTCGAGGTGCATCCAAGTTGGTCTATTGTGTGTGCAAGAAAGTGCATCTGATAGGCCAACCATGTCAAGTGTTCTTTTCATGTTGGAGAATGATACAAAGATGGCTACACCTAACCAACCTACCCTTATTATGAAGAGAAGTCTCAAGGGCCATGATTCATCTACCACAGAGACAGGATCTTGCTCTGTAAATGAAGTGACGATCACTGTGATAGATCCTAGATAA